The proteins below are encoded in one region of Paraburkholderia aromaticivorans:
- a CDS encoding zinc-dependent alcohol dehydrogenase family protein, with amino-acid sequence MKALVYHGPGKSSLDERPMPELVDPTDAIVQITHTTICGTDLHILKGDVPTCEPGCILGHEGVGVVRQVGSAVTSFKPGDHVLISCISSCGKCDYCRRGMYSHCRTGGWILGNKIDGTQAEYVRLPHAETSMYPVPAGADEEALVMLSDILPTGFECGVLNGKVQPGSTVAIVGAGPIGLAALLTAQFYSPAQIVMIDRDENRLSIAERFGATSCVNIDTANAVDVVMRLTDGMGVDCAIEAVGVPASFQMCEQLVAAGGVIANIGVHGVKVDLHLEALWDRNVSITTRLVDTVSTPMLLKTLRAGRLDAKALITHRFKLDHILDAYDVFSRAAQTRALKVLIEA; translated from the coding sequence ATGAAAGCGCTTGTTTACCACGGCCCCGGGAAGAGTTCGTTGGATGAACGGCCCATGCCGGAGCTCGTCGATCCGACGGATGCCATCGTCCAGATCACGCATACGACGATTTGCGGCACCGATCTGCATATCCTGAAGGGCGACGTTCCGACGTGCGAGCCGGGCTGCATTCTCGGTCACGAGGGTGTGGGCGTGGTTCGACAGGTCGGTTCCGCGGTAACGTCGTTCAAGCCAGGCGACCACGTGCTGATTTCCTGTATCTCGTCGTGCGGCAAATGCGACTACTGCCGGCGTGGGATGTATTCGCATTGTCGGACTGGCGGCTGGATTCTCGGTAACAAGATCGACGGTACACAAGCCGAATATGTTCGCCTTCCGCACGCCGAAACGAGCATGTACCCGGTTCCGGCCGGCGCAGACGAGGAAGCGCTCGTTATGCTGTCGGACATCCTGCCGACAGGCTTCGAGTGCGGCGTGCTGAACGGCAAGGTCCAGCCGGGGAGCACCGTGGCGATCGTCGGGGCCGGGCCGATCGGTCTGGCGGCACTGCTCACAGCGCAGTTTTATTCGCCCGCGCAGATTGTCATGATCGACCGCGATGAAAATCGTTTGTCCATCGCCGAGCGATTCGGTGCCACCAGTTGCGTCAACATCGACACCGCGAATGCGGTCGATGTGGTGATGCGACTGACTGACGGTATGGGTGTCGATTGCGCGATCGAGGCAGTCGGCGTGCCAGCATCGTTCCAGATGTGCGAGCAGCTCGTTGCCGCCGGAGGAGTGATAGCGAACATTGGTGTGCACGGCGTCAAGGTCGATCTACATCTCGAAGCGCTGTGGGATCGCAACGTTTCAATTACGACGCGTCTGGTCGATACGGTGAGCACGCCGATGCTCCTGAAGACCCTGCGGGCCGGGCGGTTAGACGCAAAAGCGCTGATCACGCACCGCTTCAAGCTCGACCACATCCTCGATGCGTACGACGTCTTTTCCCGAGCGGCCCAGACACGTGCTCTGAAAGTACTGATCGAAGCCTGA
- a CDS encoding YoaK family protein, producing the protein MPIDYLRSFARPERTDQSNRRLGRSLAFIAGAANAGGFLAVGQYTSHMSGIVSALADNLSLGDLGLVVAGFSSLVAFLAGAALSAVLINWGRRRHAQSEYAMPLMLEAALLLCFGLLGSNLESHRVMFLPATVGLLCFVMGLQNAIVTKISRAEIRTTHVTGLVTDMGIELGKLLYWNVSEAGPSVSAVRADRSKLGLLASLLGMFFAGGLAGALGFKYAGFVSTVPLAAMLVVLAVVPLVDDLVGQRR; encoded by the coding sequence ATGCCTATCGACTATCTTCGCAGCTTCGCCCGTCCCGAGCGCACCGATCAGAGCAACCGGCGCCTTGGCCGCTCGCTCGCGTTCATCGCCGGGGCCGCGAATGCCGGCGGCTTTCTCGCGGTCGGCCAATACACGTCGCACATGTCGGGGATCGTCTCGGCACTGGCTGATAACCTCTCGCTGGGTGACCTTGGCCTCGTGGTCGCGGGATTCAGTTCGCTCGTGGCGTTTCTGGCTGGCGCAGCGCTGTCGGCCGTCCTGATCAACTGGGGACGGCGGCGGCACGCACAAAGCGAGTACGCGATGCCGCTGATGCTGGAAGCCGCGTTATTGCTGTGTTTCGGTCTGCTGGGATCGAACCTCGAGAGTCATCGCGTCATGTTCCTGCCTGCTACGGTAGGGTTGCTGTGCTTCGTGATGGGCCTGCAGAACGCCATCGTCACGAAAATATCCAGGGCCGAAATCCGGACTACGCACGTGACCGGCCTCGTTACCGATATGGGAATCGAGCTAGGCAAGCTGCTTTACTGGAATGTCTCCGAAGCCGGCCCAAGCGTGAGTGCGGTCAGGGCTGACCGCTCGAAGCTCGGCCTACTCGCTTCGCTGCTCGGCATGTTCTTCGCGGGCGGACTGGCCGGAGCGCTGGGCTTCAAATACGCGGGCTTCGTGTCGACCGTGCCGCTGGCGGCGATGCTGGTCGTGCTGGCGGTAGTGCCGCTGGTGGACGATCTGGTGGGCCAGCGGCGCTAG
- a CDS encoding sensor histidine kinase — translation MSGHAKLPASDAANRPAPEIAPNRRPVLVAAVTFVMAMAVTVGAASLVRDHLRHAAQAHFELRTQRITADLRDEFRACEQVMLGAGALFVDVSPTGAVTPERWSRYVAQLDLADTLASARALGFADAPHSTPLGASGSLFAPVRLMWPKFADAARPDRDFGADATGRAALLRAADSAQVSLYVHTGVQQAPQGNERAMLDLYLPVYAGGSAPLSREARRAAILGFVVAVLDTGQLFGDIVMRDPRLALRVTVGRAGAPMPLFATDTPSDDTADAPPLFHETDTLTVGGETLTLSYSTSDAALSAIPDYSGNAVLAAGTLAAIFLAGIAFLLARRTADTSAETSRANSQSTLNEARMMGIIRSSMEAIITVDEAQRVVIFNPMAERIFGCSAMDAIGAPLVRFIPERFRSAHEKHVEQFGVTGVSERQMGQQRVLFGLRTNGEEFPIEASISQILDAAGKLYTVVLRDVTERVKADNALKASREDLRELSANLQNVREEEKARIARELHDDLGQQLTALKMDLSSVELALDALPAGGPEVRTQLRGMRRLIDATVASVRRIAADLRPVMLDDLGLVPAIEWLANDFTNRYGIDIERQIEPGDIVFTRNGATTLFRIVQEALTNVARHADATLVTLVLRIEGEHCILRIADNGRGTVEPDGRNGKSFGLLGIRERAHMLGGSIAIETAAARGFAITAVFPLHSIRQDETLP, via the coding sequence ATGTCCGGTCACGCCAAGCTTCCCGCCTCTGACGCGGCGAACCGGCCCGCGCCGGAGATCGCGCCCAACCGCCGACCCGTGCTCGTTGCCGCGGTGACATTCGTGATGGCGATGGCCGTCACCGTCGGCGCGGCGAGCCTTGTCCGCGACCATCTGCGGCATGCCGCACAGGCGCACTTCGAGTTGCGCACGCAGCGCATCACGGCGGACCTGCGCGACGAATTCCGGGCCTGCGAGCAGGTGATGCTCGGTGCAGGCGCTCTGTTCGTCGACGTCTCGCCAACCGGGGCCGTCACACCTGAGCGCTGGTCCCGTTACGTGGCTCAACTCGATCTGGCCGACACCTTGGCCTCAGCCCGAGCGCTCGGCTTCGCCGATGCGCCCCACTCCACTCCGCTCGGCGCGTCCGGGTCGCTGTTCGCGCCCGTCAGGCTGATGTGGCCGAAGTTCGCCGATGCGGCGCGCCCCGATCGCGACTTCGGAGCCGATGCAACTGGGCGTGCGGCACTCCTGCGCGCCGCCGATTCCGCACAGGTCTCACTCTACGTCCACACCGGCGTGCAACAGGCGCCCCAAGGCAATGAGCGCGCCATGCTCGATCTGTATTTGCCGGTGTATGCGGGAGGGTCCGCGCCGCTGTCGCGGGAAGCGCGGCGCGCAGCGATCTTGGGATTCGTGGTTGCCGTGCTCGATACCGGGCAACTTTTCGGCGACATCGTCATGCGTGACCCGCGCCTTGCACTACGCGTCACGGTGGGCAGGGCGGGTGCACCAATGCCATTGTTCGCCACGGACACGCCATCGGACGATACCGCCGACGCCCCGCCGCTGTTCCACGAGACAGACACGCTGACTGTCGGCGGCGAAACACTAACACTGTCCTACAGCACTAGCGACGCCGCTCTGAGCGCCATTCCCGATTACAGCGGCAACGCAGTCCTCGCCGCCGGAACACTCGCGGCGATCTTTCTCGCCGGCATCGCCTTCCTGCTCGCCCGCCGTACGGCAGACACATCGGCGGAAACCAGCCGCGCGAACTCCCAATCGACGCTCAACGAAGCCCGCATGATGGGCATTATCCGGTCGTCGATGGAGGCGATCATCACCGTCGATGAAGCGCAGCGCGTCGTGATCTTCAATCCGATGGCTGAGCGCATATTCGGCTGCTCTGCGATGGACGCCATCGGCGCGCCGCTCGTACGCTTCATCCCGGAACGCTTTCGCAGCGCGCACGAAAAACATGTCGAACAGTTCGGCGTGACGGGCGTCTCGGAGCGCCAGATGGGCCAGCAGCGGGTCCTTTTCGGGCTGCGGACAAACGGCGAAGAATTTCCGATTGAAGCGTCGATCTCGCAGATTCTCGACGCGGCCGGCAAGCTGTACACGGTGGTCCTGCGCGACGTCACCGAGCGAGTCAAGGCCGATAACGCGCTAAAGGCGTCGCGCGAGGACCTGCGCGAACTGTCGGCGAATCTGCAAAACGTACGCGAAGAGGAGAAAGCCCGTATAGCGCGTGAATTGCACGACGACCTGGGCCAGCAGTTGACCGCCCTAAAGATGGATCTATCGTCTGTCGAACTGGCGCTCGACGCCCTGCCCGCAGGCGGTCCCGAAGTACGCACCCAGTTGCGCGGCATGCGCCGTCTGATCGACGCGACCGTGGCGTCGGTACGGCGCATCGCGGCGGACCTGCGGCCCGTCATGCTCGACGACCTCGGTCTCGTGCCCGCGATCGAATGGCTCGCGAACGATTTCACGAACCGCTACGGTATCGACATCGAACGTCAGATCGAGCCGGGCGACATCGTGTTTACCCGCAATGGCGCCACCACCCTGTTCCGGATCGTCCAGGAGGCGCTCACCAATGTCGCGAGGCACGCGGACGCGACACTCGTCACGCTGGTATTACGCATCGAAGGCGAACACTGCATCCTGCGGATAGCGGACAATGGTCGAGGTACCGTCGAACCGGATGGCCGAAATGGCAAGTCGTTTGGATTGCTCGGCATTCGCGAGCGCGCGCATATGCTTGGCGGTTCGATCGCAATCGAAACGGCGGCCGCGCGCGGCTTTGCAATCACCGCCGTTTTCCCGCTGCATTCGATCCGACAGGATGAGACGCTCCCATGA
- a CDS encoding response regulator has protein sequence MTRVLLADDHALVRDGLRHILKSASGFEVAGEASDSASTIALVRSSAADVLVLDLSMPGRNGIELIKQIKDEKPTLRVLVLTMHAEQQYAVRAFKAGASGYLTKESASAELVAAVTKVAAGGVYVSLAMAERFAQSLNEPVDTLPHQRLSDREFDVFRRIAAGQTISEIAQELCVSAKTVSTYKTRILEKMQMPHDTALVRYAIRHKLFDENDEL, from the coding sequence ATGACCCGCGTGCTACTGGCCGATGACCATGCGCTGGTGCGCGACGGCCTGCGCCACATCCTCAAGAGCGCAAGCGGTTTCGAGGTCGCGGGCGAAGCCAGCGATAGCGCAAGCACCATAGCACTCGTCCGCTCGAGTGCGGCAGACGTGCTGGTCCTCGACCTGTCGATGCCCGGGCGCAATGGCATCGAACTCATCAAACAGATCAAGGACGAAAAGCCCACGCTGCGCGTGCTGGTACTGACCATGCATGCAGAACAACAATATGCCGTGCGTGCCTTCAAGGCGGGCGCGTCGGGCTATCTGACCAAGGAAAGCGCCAGTGCGGAACTGGTGGCGGCGGTCACAAAAGTGGCCGCCGGCGGCGTCTATGTGAGCCTCGCGATGGCGGAGCGCTTCGCACAGAGCCTGAACGAACCCGTCGACACCCTGCCGCACCAGCGGCTCTCCGACCGCGAATTCGACGTATTCCGACGCATTGCCGCCGGCCAGACCATCTCGGAGATCGCGCAGGAACTCTGCGTCAGCGCTAAAACGGTCAGCACCTACAAAACCCGCATCCTTGAAAAGATGCAGATGCCGCACGACACCGCGCTCGTGCGTTACGCGATCCGCCACAAACTCTTCGACGAAAACGACGAACTCTGA
- a CDS encoding response regulator, with amino-acid sequence MLKVFLVEDSSPVRLRLAALIKPIAEANVVGEAEDAGTALTGIANSCADLVIVDLRLAGSDGLELVSHLSHGTRKVITIVLTNYSTQAFRAASFAAGADYFFDKTNEFDLARDTIAHIARARSDNIIE; translated from the coding sequence ATGCTGAAAGTCTTCCTCGTTGAAGATTCGTCGCCGGTCCGCCTGCGACTCGCCGCTCTGATCAAGCCGATTGCCGAAGCCAACGTGGTCGGCGAAGCGGAGGACGCCGGCACCGCGTTGACGGGCATTGCAAACAGCTGCGCCGACCTGGTGATCGTCGATCTGCGCCTGGCTGGAAGCGACGGCCTGGAGTTGGTCAGCCATCTTTCGCACGGTACCCGCAAGGTGATCACGATCGTGCTGACCAACTACTCGACGCAGGCTTTTCGCGCAGCCAGTTTCGCCGCGGGCGCCGATTACTTTTTTGACAAGACGAACGAGTTCGACCTCGCGCGGGACACGATTGCGCACATTGCCCGCGCGCGCTCAGACAACATCATCGAATGA
- the fnr gene encoding fumarate/nitrate reduction transcriptional regulator Fnr — MFNAAQYMDDSVDDTTLALPLQPSAASFASSVPKRSGSGCSNCPVRATCMPETLTRSELARLDSIVCSTRTIRRGESLYRAHDTFQSLYAVRSGSFKTVVMHRDGREQVTGFNLAGEMLGLDGVHTDRHSCDAIALEDSSVCIIPFSALEGLCHDMKAMQQHVHRMMSGEIVRESGLMMLLGTMTAEQRVAAFLLNLSQRLKTRGYSAAEFNLRMTREEMGSYLGMKLETVSRMFSKLHKDELVETHGKQIRIVDFEGLALI; from the coding sequence ATGTTCAATGCAGCCCAATACATGGACGATAGCGTGGACGACACGACTCTCGCGCTGCCACTGCAGCCGTCCGCCGCGTCTTTTGCTTCGTCTGTTCCGAAGCGCTCCGGAAGCGGCTGTTCGAATTGTCCGGTCCGCGCCACGTGCATGCCTGAGACCCTGACACGGTCCGAACTCGCCCGGCTCGATTCGATCGTCTGCTCGACGCGGACCATCAGGCGCGGTGAATCGCTGTATCGCGCGCACGATACTTTCCAGAGCCTCTATGCAGTACGGTCGGGCTCGTTCAAAACGGTCGTCATGCATCGCGATGGCCGCGAGCAGGTCACGGGCTTTAACCTGGCTGGCGAGATGCTCGGCCTCGATGGCGTTCATACCGACCGCCACAGCTGCGATGCCATCGCGCTCGAAGACAGCAGCGTATGCATCATCCCGTTCAGCGCGCTCGAGGGGCTCTGTCACGACATGAAGGCGATGCAGCAGCACGTGCACCGGATGATGAGCGGCGAAATCGTTCGCGAGTCCGGTCTGATGATGCTGCTCGGCACGATGACAGCGGAACAGCGGGTCGCTGCGTTCCTGCTCAACCTGTCGCAACGCCTGAAAACACGTGGCTACTCCGCGGCCGAATTCAATCTGCGGATGACGCGCGAAGAAATGGGCAGTTATCTCGGGATGAAGCTCGAAACGGTGAGCCGCATGTTTTCGAAGCTTCACAAAGACGAACTCGTTGAAACTCACGGCAAGCAGATCCGGATCGTCGATTTCGAAGGACTGGCACTCATTTGA
- the acs gene encoding acetate--CoA ligase: MSTIESTQPDNAVGDTPPLISPSRHASIDGIDAYRALVAEANADHEAFWARLAREHLSWRRPFTQILDDTNPPFYKWFEDGELNASYNCLDRNLANGNANKNAIVFEADDGTVTTINYQALYHRVCRLANALRAQGVKKGDRVIIYLPMSIEGVVAMQACARIGAPHSVVFGGFSAKSLHERMVNLGAVAIITADEQVRAGKTLPLKTIVDEALGMGGTDAIRTVIIYRRTGGRIPWIAGRDAWLHELEQRQPDTCEPEWVSAEHPLFVLYTSGSTGSPKGIQHSTGGYLLWAAVTMKWTFDIKPDDVFWCTADIGWITGHTYICYGPTAVGATQVMFEGVPTYPTAGRFWEMIQRHKVTIFYTAPTAIRSLIKTAEANEAVHPRSFDLSTLRILGTVGEPINPSAWTWYAQHVGRNRCPVLDTFWQTESGGHMITPLPGATPLVPGSCTLPLPGIDAAIVDEAGHEVPNGQAGILVIRKPWPSMMRTVWGDPERFRTGYYPDELGGQLYLAGDGAIRDPENGYFTITGRVDDVLNVSGHRMGTMEIESALAACPLVAEAAVVGRPDETFGEAIVAFVVLKGTRPEGEEAKRVAAELRAWVGKEIGPIAKPKEIRFGDAMPKTRSGKIVRRLLRSVAKGEALAQDMSTVENPAVIAQFADPA, from the coding sequence ATGTCTACTATCGAATCGACCCAACCGGACAACGCCGTTGGCGATACGCCGCCGCTCATTTCGCCTTCGCGTCATGCCTCCATCGACGGCATCGACGCCTACCGTGCGCTGGTGGCTGAAGCAAACGCGGATCACGAAGCATTCTGGGCCCGTCTCGCCCGGGAACATCTGAGCTGGCGCCGGCCGTTCACGCAAATTCTCGACGATACCAATCCGCCGTTCTACAAGTGGTTCGAAGACGGTGAACTGAACGCGTCGTACAACTGTCTCGACCGCAATCTCGCCAACGGAAACGCGAACAAAAACGCAATTGTCTTTGAAGCGGACGACGGTACCGTCACGACCATCAACTATCAGGCGCTCTATCACCGCGTTTGCCGCCTCGCCAACGCACTGCGGGCACAGGGTGTGAAAAAAGGCGACCGGGTCATCATCTATCTGCCGATGTCGATCGAAGGTGTCGTCGCGATGCAGGCGTGCGCCCGTATCGGCGCGCCGCATTCGGTCGTGTTCGGCGGTTTCTCCGCGAAGTCGCTGCATGAGCGGATGGTCAATCTCGGCGCAGTCGCAATTATCACGGCGGACGAACAGGTGCGTGCAGGCAAGACCCTGCCGCTCAAGACCATCGTCGACGAAGCGCTCGGTATGGGCGGCACCGATGCCATCAGGACGGTCATCATTTACCGGCGCACAGGCGGGCGGATTCCGTGGATCGCCGGGCGCGACGCGTGGCTGCACGAACTGGAACAGCGCCAGCCGGATACCTGCGAGCCGGAATGGGTCAGCGCGGAACATCCTCTGTTCGTGCTGTACACCTCCGGTTCGACGGGTTCACCGAAAGGCATTCAGCACAGCACGGGTGGCTATCTGTTGTGGGCGGCCGTGACGATGAAATGGACCTTCGACATCAAACCGGACGACGTCTTCTGGTGTACCGCCGACATCGGCTGGATCACCGGTCACACCTATATCTGCTATGGCCCGACCGCCGTCGGCGCGACTCAGGTGATGTTCGAGGGCGTGCCGACTTATCCGACTGCAGGCCGCTTCTGGGAGATGATCCAGCGCCACAAGGTGACGATCTTCTATACGGCGCCGACAGCCATTCGCTCCCTCATCAAGACCGCCGAAGCGAACGAAGCCGTCCACCCCCGCAGCTTCGATCTGAGCACGCTGCGCATTCTCGGCACCGTCGGCGAACCGATCAACCCGAGCGCGTGGACGTGGTATGCGCAACATGTCGGCCGCAACCGGTGTCCGGTGCTGGACACCTTCTGGCAGACCGAGAGCGGCGGCCACATGATTACGCCGTTGCCTGGCGCGACGCCACTCGTGCCGGGATCGTGCACGTTGCCGCTTCCCGGTATCGACGCCGCCATCGTCGATGAAGCCGGTCATGAAGTGCCGAACGGTCAGGCCGGCATTCTCGTAATCAGGAAGCCATGGCCCTCGATGATGCGCACCGTCTGGGGTGACCCGGAACGCTTTCGCACCGGCTATTACCCGGACGAACTCGGCGGCCAGCTCTACCTCGCCGGCGACGGTGCGATACGCGACCCCGAGAACGGCTATTTCACGATCACGGGACGCGTCGACGATGTGCTCAACGTGTCGGGACACCGGATGGGCACGATGGAAATCGAGTCCGCGCTCGCGGCCTGCCCGCTGGTAGCCGAAGCAGCGGTGGTGGGTCGCCCGGACGAAACATTCGGCGAAGCCATCGTCGCATTTGTCGTATTGAAAGGCACACGTCCGGAAGGTGAAGAAGCAAAACGGGTCGCGGCCGAATTGCGCGCATGGGTCGGCAAGGAAATCGGCCCGATTGCGAAGCCGAAAGAGATTCGCTTCGGCGACGCCATGCCGAAAACGCGCTCCGGCAAGATCGTGCGCCGGTTGCTGCGTTCGGTAGCGAAAGGCGAAGCACTCGCGCAAGACATGTCCACAGTCGAAAATCCCGCTGTCATCGCGCAGTTTGCCGATCCGGCCTGA
- a CDS encoding acetate uptake transporter, giving the protein MNTKTLNPGPLGLAGFALTTWLLSMINAGWYSGDSMGLVLAVALAYGGTAQALAGLMEIPRGNTFGATAFLSYGAFWWSLALFVLFLHDKVPASFVGWYLGLWGVFTLYMWVATWRSPRALQLVFFALWITFFLLAAGEWTGLAMLRHAGGYGGLITAALAFYLSAAEIINETHGRTVLPVGPAQDASAATVVGLPLRMPALRTRNRATSGTAVQP; this is encoded by the coding sequence ATGAATACAAAGACACTCAATCCCGGTCCGCTCGGACTTGCCGGGTTTGCCCTGACCACCTGGCTGCTCAGCATGATCAACGCCGGCTGGTATAGCGGCGATTCGATGGGGCTGGTGCTCGCGGTCGCACTCGCCTACGGCGGCACGGCACAGGCGCTCGCCGGGCTCATGGAGATTCCGCGCGGCAACACCTTCGGTGCCACCGCCTTTCTGAGCTATGGCGCTTTCTGGTGGTCCCTTGCGCTGTTCGTACTGTTTCTGCACGACAAGGTTCCCGCCTCGTTTGTCGGCTGGTATCTGGGCTTGTGGGGCGTATTCACACTGTATATGTGGGTCGCGACATGGCGCTCGCCCCGTGCGCTGCAACTGGTGTTTTTCGCGCTGTGGATCACTTTCTTCCTGCTTGCCGCAGGCGAATGGACGGGCCTCGCCATGCTGCGTCATGCGGGCGGCTACGGCGGACTCATAACGGCCGCGCTCGCGTTCTATCTGTCGGCAGCGGAGATCATCAACGAAACGCACGGTCGCACGGTGCTGCCGGTGGGCCCGGCGCAGGACGCTTCGGCAGCGACGGTCGTTGGATTGCCGTTGCGCATGCCGGCACTCCGCACTCGAAATCGTGCAACCAGCGGAACCGCGGTTCAACCATGA
- the atpD gene encoding F0F1 ATP synthase subunit beta, whose product MNAVTQVPGGRVIAVRGAIVDVAFDQAALPLIEESLSILSDQGAPIIAEVQAHLDERTVRALALQSTNGLRRGTPVQASGGPILVPVGEAMLGRLIDVTGTPGDRGAPFPADVPRRPIHRAPPPFASQSAATEIFWTGIKVIDLLTPLAQGGKAATFGGAGVGKTVLVMELIHAMVERYKGISVFAGVGERSREGHEMLLDMRGSGVLPRTVLVYGQMNEPPGARWRVPLTALTVAEYFRDERRQNVLLLMDNVFRFVQAGAEVSGLLGRLPSRVGYQPTLASEVAALQERIVSVDGVSVTAIEAVYVPADDFTDPAVTTIAAHIDSMILLSRSMAAEGMYPAIDPIASSSILLDPVFVGEEHAAVAIEVRKTIEHYRELQDVISLLGVEELGVDDRRIVGRARRIQRFLTQPFAVTEAFTGVPGRSVAIADTVAGCKAILAGDCDTWQESSFYMVGTLDEARAHETAAANPVTAGAPVQPATAAAVPAKPQPAAESVAS is encoded by the coding sequence ATGAATGCCGTGACCCAGGTGCCGGGTGGCCGCGTCATCGCCGTGCGCGGTGCGATCGTCGATGTCGCATTCGACCAGGCCGCCCTGCCGCTCATCGAAGAGTCGCTGTCGATCCTCTCCGATCAAGGCGCGCCGATCATCGCGGAAGTGCAGGCGCATCTGGATGAACGCACGGTCCGCGCGCTCGCGTTGCAGTCCACCAACGGGCTGCGTCGCGGCACGCCGGTGCAGGCATCGGGCGGACCGATCCTGGTGCCGGTCGGCGAAGCGATGCTCGGCCGTTTGATCGACGTCACCGGCACGCCCGGCGATCGCGGTGCGCCCTTCCCTGCCGATGTGCCGCGCCGGCCCATTCATCGCGCGCCGCCACCGTTCGCCTCGCAGAGCGCGGCCACCGAGATCTTCTGGACCGGCATCAAGGTGATCGACCTGCTCACGCCGCTCGCTCAGGGCGGCAAGGCGGCGACGTTTGGCGGCGCCGGGGTCGGCAAGACCGTGCTCGTGATGGAGCTCATTCACGCAATGGTCGAGCGCTATAAAGGCATCTCGGTTTTTGCGGGCGTCGGCGAGCGCTCGCGGGAAGGTCACGAGATGCTGCTGGACATGCGCGGCTCGGGCGTGCTGCCGCGCACGGTGCTGGTCTACGGCCAGATGAACGAGCCGCCCGGCGCGCGCTGGCGCGTACCGTTGACCGCGCTTACCGTCGCCGAATACTTTCGCGACGAGCGTCGGCAGAACGTTCTGCTATTGATGGACAACGTGTTTCGCTTCGTGCAGGCGGGCGCTGAAGTGTCAGGACTGCTCGGAAGGCTGCCGTCGCGGGTCGGCTATCAACCGACGCTCGCCAGTGAGGTTGCCGCGCTCCAGGAGCGCATCGTGTCGGTGGATGGCGTATCGGTCACCGCGATCGAGGCCGTCTACGTCCCGGCGGACGACTTCACCGACCCAGCGGTGACGACGATCGCGGCGCACATCGACAGCATGATCCTGCTGTCTCGCTCGATGGCTGCCGAAGGTATGTATCCGGCCATCGATCCGATCGCTTCATCGTCGATCCTGCTCGATCCGGTGTTCGTCGGCGAAGAGCACGCCGCAGTCGCCATCGAGGTGCGCAAGACCATCGAGCACTATCGCGAGTTGCAGGACGTCATCTCGTTGCTTGGCGTCGAGGAACTGGGGGTCGACGACCGGCGCATTGTCGGACGTGCGCGCCGGATCCAGCGCTTCCTGACCCAGCCGTTCGCCGTCACCGAGGCCTTCACGGGCGTGCCCGGCCGCTCGGTGGCGATTGCCGACACGGTTGCCGGTTGCAAGGCGATCCTGGCCGGCGACTGCGACACCTGGCAGGAGAGTTCGTTCTACATGGTGGGCACGCTCGACGAAGCGCGCGCACATGAGACCGCGGCCGCCAACCCTGTAACAGCAGGCGCGCCAGTGCAACCTGCGACAGCCGCAGCGGTGCCTGCGAAACCCCAACCCGCGGCGGAGTCCGTCGCATCATGA
- a CDS encoding F0F1 ATP synthase subunit epsilon, translated as MNATLHLTIATPAHVLLDDQQVVALRAEDETGSFGILPGHAAYLTVLAPSVLRWHGADGVEHFCAVKEGVLRVSGGHDVAIACREGMLGDSLDVLEEQVRVARAAQLDVVRRARVEETRLHARAVRQLLRYLRPAAGPAEATDSGETTP; from the coding sequence ATGAACGCGACCCTGCATCTGACGATTGCCACACCGGCGCACGTGCTGCTAGACGACCAGCAGGTCGTCGCGCTGCGCGCCGAAGACGAAACCGGCAGCTTCGGCATTCTGCCGGGCCATGCCGCCTACCTGACCGTCCTGGCGCCCTCCGTGCTGCGCTGGCATGGAGCGGATGGTGTCGAACATTTTTGCGCGGTGAAAGAAGGTGTACTACGGGTTTCCGGCGGACACGATGTGGCGATCGCATGCCGCGAAGGCATGCTGGGCGATTCGCTCGACGTCCTTGAAGAACAGGTTCGGGTGGCACGCGCGGCGCAGCTCGACGTGGTACGCCGCGCCCGCGTCGAAGAGACCCGCCTGCATGCCCGGGCCGTGCGTCAATTGCTGCGTTATCTGCGGCCGGCCGCAGGCCCTGCAGAAGCCACTGACAGCGGCGAGACCACGCCATGA